In Pirellula sp. SH-Sr6A, the DNA window GGTATTGAGCGCCATTGCGTCTTCCATCGTCGTGGTAGTGATCTTCCGAAAGGAATTGACCGGGTTGGAGGTACTGGAAGACCGACGCGAAACCGTTCCCTACTGGTTGACGGCCTTGCATTTGTTTTTCCTCGCTGCTGTCGTGTACTTCGCTCACCATCCGGATGTGTTCTTCGGAGTGTTCATGTTGTTCTTAGGGCTGACCACTGCGACGCGCGAGTACCAAGACAACTTGAAGTTGCGTGAAGGGCTTCTCGTGGGGTTCTTCCTGGCTGGACTTGTGACTCTCGGTAGTTTGCAGCAATATTGGCTCAAGCCTCTCATTGAGTCCTTGGATGGATCGATGCTCTATTTTGGAGCCACAGCATTGACGGCGGTAACCGACAACGCCGCTTTGACATATCTAGGCTCATTGGTCGAAGGCATCAGCGACGATCTAAAGTATGCCTTGGTTGCCGGAGCTGTAACCGGCGGGGGCTTGACTGTGATCGCCAATGCGCCGAACCCAGCAGGAGTTGGAATCCTCCAAACATCGAAGGCCTTTGGTTCCGAAGGCATCAGTCCGTTGGGGTTGTTAACGGGTGCTATAGGCCCGACCCTCATCGCAATTGTCTTCTTCTGGTTCATGTGACCCATCGTGAGAGTCGATCCGTTGGACAGCGACCTTTTGGAGTATTTGCGGAGGATCCTTAATTCCCGCGTGTACGATGTGGCTATCGAGACCTCCCTCGAGAGGGCGGAGAAGCTTTCGCAGCGTGTGAAGAATCCTGTTTGGCTCAAACGGGAGGACACGCAACCGGTTCACAGTTTCAAGCTGCGCGGTGCCTACAACAAGATGTCGCGATTGTCCCGCGAAGAACTTGATCGCGGAGTTCTCTGTGCGTCAGCTGGGAATCATGCCCAAGGTGTCGCGTTGAGTGCGAAGCGCTTGGGATGCCGAGCCGTTGTCGTCATGCCGTTGACAACACCGCGTCTCAAGTCCGATGCAGTACGGTCCCTCGGTGCAGATGTTCGTTTAGCGGGGGACAGTTACTCAGACGCGTATGCCTACGCCTTGGAACTCCAGCGAGAGGAAGGCTTGATCTTTGTCCATCCCTTCGATGATCCGGACGTGATCGCGGGGCAAGGTACCATCGGAATGGAGATTCTGAGGCAAGCTCATCATCCAATCCATGCGGTCTTTGTAGCCATTGGTGGTGGCGGTTTGATCGCAGGTGTTGCGGCCTACATCAAAGCCATACGACCCGAAATCAAAGTGATCGGTGTTCAAATGATCGACTCCGATGGGATGATTCGGTCCGTGGAAGCCGGCGCAATTATCCCTCTGCAAGACGTTGGGTTGTTCTCCGATGGCACGGCTGTGAAACAAGTAGGGGAAGAGACCTTTCGATTAACTCGCAATCTGGTCGACGGGTTTGTTCGAGTCAACACGGACGCTGTCTGCGCTGCGATCAAGGATGCTTTTGAGGATACACGCAGCATCTTAGAGCCTGCCGGGGCTCTGGGTATCGCTGGGTTGAAACAATACGTTCAGCAAACCGGGATTCGCGATCAGCACCTCGTCGCAGTCACTTGTGGCGCCAACATGAATTTCGATCGACTTCGCTTCGTCGCTGAACGAGCCGAGTCCGGGGAAGAAAGAGAAGTCCTGTTAGCCGTCACAATCCCGGAAAAACCAGGGAGTTTTCGAAAACTCTGCGAGTCGATCGGTAGCAGAAATATCACTGAGTTCAATTACCGAATGTCGGATACCGATCAAGCCCATGTATTGGTCGGGTTATCGATCCAGGACCACCATGAAATACCCATTCTGTGCAGCATGCTCGAAGACGTGGGCTTCCGTACGATTGATCTGGCCGAGAACGAACTCGCGAAAGAGCACCTTCGCCATATGGTTGGAGGAAGGAGTCGAGTGAATGGTAAGGAACGGGTTTATCGATTTGAGTTCCCCGAGAGATTGGGAGCGTTGTCCAAATTTCTAGTGAACATGCGCCCCAATTGGAACATCAGCTTGTTTCATTATCGCAATCAAGGTGCTGATTACGGGCGCGTTCTCGTTGGGATTCAATTCCAAAAGGACGAAGAGCAATCGTTTCAGAAAGCGATGTCCCATCTCGGTTATCATTTTATCGACGAGACACAAAATCCTGCTTACCAAATGTTTTTGAGATAGCCCCGAGCCTTTTTGGAGAACGTGCTCTCTATCGCCTCGCGGTACCAATCAAAAACATTGAATTCTTCGACGCAGGTGTACGACGTTTATGCTAGAAATCGATGGATCGCGAGGGGAGGGTGGGGGACAAATTCTCCGCACATCCCTGTCCCTATCCACCCTCACGCAGACTCCAATCCGTCTGTTCCATATTAGGTCAAATCGATCTCGACCGGGATTGCAAAATCAGCATCTGGTGTCGGTTCTCGCGGCTGGACGAATCTGCGACGCAGAGATCTCGGGGGCTGTTCTCGGTTCACGGGAGATTTGCTTTCGACCTGGGCCGATCCGAGGGGGCGATTATTCCTTTTCGATCGGCTCTGCGGGGAGTTGTATGCTGGTTTTGCAAACGATTCTACTACCGCTTGTTTTGGCGGATTCCCCGTCTCGCCTTGTGTTAGAAGGAGGCACGCACAATCCATTCGCCCCAACCGTACACTTCCTAAACGCATGCTACCTCCCACTGCTAAGAAAGATGGGCATCCAAGTCGAATTGAAACTTGAGAGGCCCGGCTTTTATCCTGCCGGAGGAGGGCGGTGCACTGTGGACATAAAGCCTTCGGTCGATGGTCTACGACCTATCGAAGTGCTTGAGCGTGGGCAGTTACGGTCGCAAAGCGTGCATGCCTTGATCTCCCAATTGCCCGAATCGATCGCGAATCGCGAACTTCAGGTAGCACTCCGTGTCTTGCAATGGTCCAAGAAGTCCGTGAGGCAGGAACAAGTAGAATCACTTGGGCCAGGTAATGTCTTACTCGTACATTGCGAGTTTGAACACGTATCGGAACTCGTCTCCGGTGTCGGAGAAAAGGGGAAATCAGCGGAGATCGTTGCGAAAAATGCGGCCCGCGCCATGCAGGCCTACCTAAAAAGCGACGCTCCGATCGGATTGCATTTGGCGGATCAGCTTCTCTTACCGCTTGCCCTAGCAGGTGGCGGAGAATTGCGATGTCAGGGCATCACGGAACACACCTTGACCAATATCGGGACCATCCAATTATTTCTTCCGATTTCCATTGCCCATCGAGCGCTCGCCGACGGCACTTATCATGTTGCACTGGCAAAGGAGTAACACCATGAAAACGCGTGAACTCAACAATCTAGGAATCCCAAAAGGCATGGCGATGCAGTCCGCAGTCGCATGTGTTCGCCTCGCCTCCCAAGCGGGTTTGAACCACTCGGAGCTGCGTGAAAAAGTGCAGTCGTTGGTTGCGAACCCTACGGGGCATCTAACAGATCCCATTTGGAAAGACTTGGCTCAGACGCTGGATCAGGTATTCGCATCGCAAGCTCGATATGTCGGCCGGGATCAAGCAGCATCGTGGCGACAATGGGGCGACGATATCGATCCAGGTGCCATCGGACAAATGGAAGACGCCTGTCGATTGCCCGTGACTGTGGTTGGAGCTTTGATGCCAGACGCCCACGTCGGCTACGGATTACCCATCGGAGGCGTACTCGCCACAAAGGACTGCGTGATTCCCTATGCAGTGGGGGTCGATATTGCATGTAGGATGAAATTGACAGTTCTCGACATGCCGGTCGAAACGCTGGAAAACGATTCCGAACGACTGAGAAACGCTTTGGAGCGGGAAACGCAATTTGGGATTGGCGCCAGCTTCAAACGTCGTCGTCAGCACGATGTGATGGACGCGGATTGGTCCGTGTCGCCGATTACGGCGGAAAACAAGGACAAGGCTTGGAAGCAGCTTGGGACCAGCGGTAGCGGCAACCACTTCGTTGAATTTGGCGTGCTAACATTGCCTGAATCGGATTTGGGATTGGACTCCGGCAGATACCTTGCCTTGCTAAGTCATAGCGGCTCTCGGGGTACGGGTGCATCGGTTTGTTCGCATTACAGCGAGATCGCAAAACGAATGCACCCTGAACTTCCTCGCGAACTCAGCAACCTAGCTTGGCTCGACCTGAATTCGCAGGAGGGGAAAGAGTATTGGGATGCCATGAATTTAATGGGACACTATGCGGCAGCCAATCACGCCTGTATCCACCGCGCAATTGCCGAACATTTGGGTGTTGAGGTGATGCTCGACGTCGAGAATCACCACAATTTCGCTTGGCGAGAATCGCACGGCGGGGAGGAGCTCATTGTCCATCGGAAGGGAGCGACCCCTGCTGGAAGTGGCGTGCTAGGGATCATCCCCGGATCGATGGGGGCGCCTGGCTACATCGTTCGTGGAAAAGGGGTGAAAGCCTCTCTCCTGAGCGCTTCGCACGGTGCAGGACGCAAGATGAGCCGGACAGCGGCGATGAAGCAATTTCAATGGAAAGACGTGATGAAATTCCTAGCAGAACGCCAAGTCACGTTGCTCTCGGCTGGACTGGACGAGGTTCCCATGGCGTACAAGGACATTGAGCAAGTCATGGCGGCTCAATCTGACTTGGTGGAAAAGGTTGCGAGATTCGACCCCAGACTGGTCAAGATGGCCAAGGCCGGTGAACGACCTGAGGACTAACAAAGAACAGACGCTGGCAACCACCAGCGTCCGTTCACTTTTCTAAAGTCTTGACCTTCCTGCTTGGATAATCTCCGTCAATTTCTGATCGAGCTGTTGTGTTCGATCCGGATGTTGCTCGCTCAGATCCTTCGACTCTCCTGGATCCGACTCCAGATCGAAAAGTTGCAGTCGCTTCATGTTGCTGGGAACGAGTCGAAGGTGAACATTGGTCGCTTTTCCGGAAGCATGCCGCATCAGCTTCCATTTTCCGGAACGCAATCCAAAGTTTCCGCTGGATCCATTGTCTTGCTGGAGAACCCAGTCTCGCCCTTTGGCTCCCTCTTTTCCAAGCAACGCGTCGAGAACGTTTTGGCTGTCGAGACACGCATCGTTTGGTAAAGGTATATCCAGCATTGCGGCAAAGCTCGCGGCAAAATCGGTCGTCGTCACCAAGGCATCGGAAACAACCCGCTTGGGGACTTGCGATGGCCAGGACACAAGGAACGGTGTTCTCGTTCCGCCTTCGCAGACGTTGTACTTGCCCCCGAGGAATGGGCCAGCGGGCTTGTGATCCCCCAACTTCTCGATTGCATCATCCTTGTATCCGTCGTCTAGCACCGGACCGTTGTCGCTGCAGAATATGACGATGGTGTTGTCTCGCTTATCCAACTTTTCAAGGGTGGAAAGAAGTTGGCCAACGTTCCAGTCCAATTCGAGGATAGCGTCACCGCGCGGGCCCAGCCCGGATTTGCCTTGGAATCGTTCGTGCACCATTCGCGGCACATGGATGTCATGTGAGGCAAAAAAGAGAAAAAAGGGTTGCTCCCCCACCGAAGCGATCCACTCCTGATTCTCTTTCGCCCAAGCGTCTGCGAGATCCTCATCGCGAAAGCGAGCCCTGATGCCTCCTGTGTAAAAACCAATGCGCCCGATTCCGTTGTGGATGGTTTGATTGTGACCGTGAGACCAATCCATCCGAAGCGTGGACCGATGCGTGACTCCCGTGGGATGATCCTCCGAGGGCTTCTTCGAACCGATCCATAACGGATCCTTGGGGTCCAAGTTCACCACATGCGAATTTCGAACGTAGACCTGCGGAACACGGTCGTTCGTCGTTGGAAGGATGAACGAATGATCAAATCCAATATGATTGGGACTTGGGTTGATCTCACCATTCCATTGAGGTCCCGGCTCAGCTCCCGCGTTCGGCCCAAGCCCCAAGTGCCATTTACCAATTACCGCGGTCTTGTATCCCCCCTTCTGGAATATCGACGGAAGGGTCAGTGCTCCAGGCTGGACAAGAGCCGGACTATCGGGTGGCGCCACCCCAGTTCCCTTCTGACGAAACGCAAAAGTGCCGGTGAGCAACGAGTAGCGTGTGGGAGTGCATGTCGACGCGGAACAGTAGCCGCTTGTGAAGCGAATACCCGAATGGGCGAGAGAATCGATATGAGGAGTCTCGATCGACTTGGCACCGTAGCACGAGAGATCCCCGTATCCAAGGTCGTCCGCCATAATGACCACCACATTTGGACGGCTTACGGCCGGACGTTGCTCTACTCCGAATCCGACGGTCGAGAGAGCCGAGGTCAAAAGAGCGCCTGTGGCAACTAAAAGAACCAATGGTCGCATGCGATGTCACCCCAAAATAACAGAGAAAGAGAGAGAGAGTTCCCTTCGGGCGAGTTCGTTAGTATACACCACACCTCAAGTCGTATTTCAGTACTCCGATTGCCAAGAGAATTGCGAACGATAAACGCGCACAGAGGCAGCAAACAACAAGGTAACGGTGAAGAGTGCGACAATACCGAGGTGCACCGATGTCGCTTCGGGCGAAACGAGGATCTCGTCGAGCGGCCGTGGTAACTTTTCGCCGGAGAGAAGCGTGTTGACCAAAACCGAACGGAGTCGGTAACTGATTGTAAAGCGATTGATCAAGGCGGGTATCCAAGCCAGGATGCCTTCCACCACCACTGTATAAGCAAAAGCGACAACCATTGCCCGCTTCTGAAAAAACGTCCCGATGGCAACAAATAGGGCTCCATGGGCCATTGCAGATAACACGCACAAGAGGACGCATACCTTCCACGTAGCGAGAGGGTCTGGTGTCTTGAGCAAGGGAGCGACCAATGAAACTGACACAATGGTGCAACTACTTGTCCAGAGCAATGCTGCGAGGTACTTACCCCATAGCATCATCCAGCGGGCGTAGGGCCTGACTACGCTATAGACCCAAGTCTGCCCCTCCAGTTCCGCATGCACTACGGGAGTCGCCCAAAGCAGCATACTGAGGATCGTAACGATTTCAATTTGAAGAACGAAAACCAGGGCGAGCAAGGTGTACCAGACTTGCTCCGAGTATCGAATCCCGCCTCTCTCTGCAAGTGTCCTCACGGCGAAAATAATGCCAACCGGAAAAAGCGCAAGGCCGAACCAAGCCGCGATGCGAATCGGAGTGAACGAACGCAGGGATTCATATCGCAGCACGCCACAAACTCCTCGGATCAGCGACTGGATCGATTGCTGATTCGGGGGATCTGAGAGCGTCGAGGTCGGAGCATTCATAGATAGGATCGCGGTAAAGGTTACGTCACGAAAGGCGTTTGATCGGGGAGGAGTGAAACACCTCGCCTCGATGTTTGGAAACGAGAAGCCGGAATAGTTGGCTGATGTCACCGTCGGCTCCGAGAAGTCTGTCGATTTGCAGGTTGTGGCTCGTGCTCCAGCCGCAAAGAGCGGCATAGAATTCAAGCGGCTTTTCGATCGCAATACGCAATCGGCCTTGCGCGTCCTCGAGGTCCAACGAGCGAGTCCAGGTTTCCCTCGCTAAAAGGGAAGCGAGGAGCCGCGGATCATTGCACTCGATCTCGAACTCTTGCGGGAGGCTGGAAAGTAGACGGTGCAACTCACCTGCTGTACCTGACGCAAGCAGCCGCCCTCCGTAAATCAACAAAAAGGAATCCGTGATCTTCTCTGCTTCATGCAGCACATGATTTGCGATGATCAAGCTTCGGCCGGACTCCTTCCACTCGATCAAAAGTTGTGTCAGTTGATGGCGTGCGACCGGATCCAAACCATTGAACGGTTCGTCGAGAATCAACAATTCGGGGCGGTGAGCAATCGCTTGAGCAAACTTGCAGCGTTGTCGCATGCCGAGCGAGTAGGTATGGAGCGGACGATCCGCTGCGCCCACCAAATCGACTTGCTCGAGTAGCTCTTGCACCCGCTGCGACGCATCACGTCTCCTCCAACCACTCAACGCCAGTTGCAACTCCAACCACTTTCTAGCGGAAACGTTATGCAACAAAATATCGGTTGCTGGACAAAGGCCTATTCGCCCCAGTACCGAAGGGGATCGAAAGGGATCGGATCCAAGGACTCGGACATCCCCCAATGTAGGCTTCAACGCCCCGGTTAGAAGACCGATCAATGTAGACTTACCCGCTCCGTTCGGACCGATCAATGCGTAGGCTCCAGTTGGGAGCGCCACATCGATATCGTTAACACCTATCACGTTTCCGTAAAGCAACGTTGCATGGTTTAAGCGTAGCAATTCGTTCTCAGACATAGAATTTGTCGTATGCATCATACCCGAAGCATCCTCGCAACACGCCAGTAGGCCACGGCATACCCAAGAACGGAGACGAACAGAATCACCCCCCAAGGAGCCCACTGCGTCCCAACCGTCGCGGTCAATCCAAAGACTTCCTGCTGAAGGTAGCCAAGCGTTTCATAAGGGGAGAACAGCATCCAATGGCTATACTCTCCCCAGCGCATAGGCTGCTGCCGCGAAAATTGGTCTGCGGTAGCGAGAGACTGATACGTCACGCTCCCAACTACCCACAGGGCAAACCACGCGAACCCCGCGTAGCGACTTTCCTGGGTGAGTGAGGAAAAGGCCAACGCAATGGCTGTGGTCGGAATCGCGAGAACAGCTGTTGCCAACAATACGCGAAGCGGAATATCCCAGGTGGAGAAAAGAACCCAAGGATTCGGCGAAAGAAACAATCCAGCGAGATAGATCAACAAAGCGGGAGCTGTAGCGATCATCGCGAGAAGAAAGAAAATCACGCAGGCCTTACCTAGCACGTACTCTGCGGGCGTAAGTGGGCGAGACAAATAAAGCAAATACCCGCGACTCCGCAAATCGAAGCTGATCAAACGGGGAGCAATCAATCCGATCACCAAAATCATGCTAAAGGATTGCGGATAGCGGAACAGAAAAAAAAGCATGTAGGACCAGACAAAGTGCCTGGATTCTGCGGGCTCAGACAACACCTCAGCGATATTTACCCCCGCACGCGCCGCAGTAGCTCTCGCTTCGGGTGCTGCGAATACGCTGCGAATGATGTTGCGATATTGAGGCTCTTCCGCAGACTGTTCAAACACACCGAAAAAGAAAAGCGCAACGGCAGACGGAATGAGCAAGACGACCATCAAGCGTTTGAGCCAAGCACCGCGCCAGATCAGTCGAATCCCAGTGGACGCCACCACGAGCCATCGAAAGGAGGCATAGGTACGCTCTCCGGTCCAGTTTCGATATCCCACATCCAAAAGAGGCATAGTTATTGATCTCGAATCGCACTGAGAAAAATATCTTCTAACGAGTTGCGAGCCGCATCCAAGTATTGGATTGGCGCTTCGGCCTCTTCGCTCGCCCGCCAAAGTACTTGAACATTCTGAGCGTCAACACCTAAGACTCGAAGCTCGCGTTGGCTTTGGCGATCGAAGGAAATGCCGCGTTTGGCGAGCGCATGCCCAAAGCGATCCGCGTTTCCTTCAACACGCAGATGCAAACCAGGTTCGATCGGCTTTTGCAATCGCTCGAGCGAATCCATCATTCGAACTTCCCCTCCGACCAAAATAACGACGTGATCGCAAACACGTTGAACGTCATGCAGAATATGCGTTGATACGATGAGGGACTTTCCTTTATCGACGGCCAGCATCCGGATGCGGTCGAGGAAGCTCTCGCGCTGGGCAGGATCGAGACCAGTCGTCGGCTCATCGAGAATGATCAAAGGAGGATCATGCACGAGTGCTTGAGCGAATTTCAACTTTTGACGCATCCCCGTGGAATATGTTTCCACGTTCCGATATCGCTCTTGATCAATGTCGCAGAAATCAGCCACTTCATGGGCCCGTCGCAAGGCTTCGGTGCGGGGGAGTCCAGACAGTCTGGCCATCATTTGAATCGATTCGATTCCTTGCAAGCCGTGCAGGTAACAGTCGTCTTCGGGTAGATAACCAATTTGGTCGCGGATCGCCTTGCTTTGCTGAGGCCACGCGTACGAGAGGACGCGTCCGTGTCCGGAATCAATGCGAAGCAAACCGAGGATCGACTTGATCAAGGTGCTCTTTCCAGATCCATTAGGGCCCAGCAATCCGGTCACTCCGGGAGGTATGGCCAAGCTCAATTTCTTGAGAACCTCCCGCTTGCCATAGCGCTTTACGACGTCGTGGATCTCGATGATAGGGGATGGCGGGTTCAAGATAAGGCAATCGGTTCGAGACAAGTTCGGCGAAAGAATCCGGCCGGCGGGACGATTGTACTTCGAAGGTGCCCCCGATATCTTGTCCATGGTGTAATTTTCTTTTTGAATTCCCAATCTTGCATTTCGCTAACATTCGAAGCAGCGAGAGGGGGGTAGAACGATATGGGTAACGAGCAAGGAATCAATGGGATGTCGACGCATGCGAATAGCAACTTGGGGTTTCGACCAATGCGATCCGCGGACATGCTTCGAGCATTGCAGATCATCAGCGAATATGACGAAGACGACGCATACGATGCCAGAGAAACGTATGAAGAATCGATCGAAGGTCAGTTCGTTTTGACCGAACAAGAAAAGGTCATCGGCGTTGTCGGAGCCAAGCTGATCGAGAACACCGATCGCGCATACGGGATGTCCTGGACCTATTTGCAGAAATCAGATAGACGTACTGGAAAAGGAACTCTCATGCTCGAATGGATGCTCGAGTGGCTCAAGGAGCACGAGGCTCGAAAAGTCTTTGTGCAGGCCAGCGACTACCACGACCCTACCATCGGCGACATCTATTTTGATGCAAGAGAAGCCTACAAACGGGTAGGGTTCATGCAAGAGCTTCGACAGCCCGACTTCTATGCACCGGGTGAAGCAATGATCGTTTACGGCTTGCACTTAGAGACGAAACAGTTCGCTGCACCGGAAGAACAAGAAGCAGACATCCTGATTACGGACGTGGACGAGATCCCTGAGACGAACGACGCGTTCTGGGTCGCTTGGGAAGTAGCCGATCCTGGTCAAGGCAGCAAACCAATCGATCTCGAGAAAGTCGTCCGCGAGGTTCGTTCCTGGGGAGGGCGGGCTATCTACATGGCATTCCCTTCTGACTTGAGTTGTGTCGCTCCACTGATGTCAGCGGCTCGATTCCGCATGGCAGGCAGGTTACTCGATTATTACGAGGACGACGTAGATGAAGTCCACTACCGTCTCGATGTGCTCAGCTGATTTACATACGTGTAGTGGCTCATCCCTACCCCGATAAAAATCGACCGTTCCCGCCCAGCCAACAAAGGCTTGTCTACATAACCAACGGTTGCTTGTCCGTATAGCCGACAGTTGCTTGTCCGTATAGCCGACAGTTGCTTGCCTGTGTAGCCATGTTGCTTGCCTGTGTAGCCAAGTAGCTTGCCTGTGTAGCCAACAGTAGCTTACCCGTGTAACCGATAATAGCCCCCCGTATGGCCGACAGCAGCTTGCCCGCAAAACCCACATATGATCTCGATCTCGAAGTATTCAAGGTGCCCTAGATGGGAACTTCCACTTCGTTTACCTGTCAGTCACAAGTGACTTTCGCGCTAGCATCAAATCGCGTAGCGCTATTTAGGTCGAACATGTTCTGAACCTCCCATCTGTGCCGCGTAATGTTGATCGGTCGCTTTGTGCGATCTAGCAATGGATCACATCCTCCCCTAGCAGCCCGTTGAAAAAGTCTGGATTCGCGCTACGTTATATCGATCATCGCAGATGCCATGGAGGAGAGCACGATGGCCCTTGGTCGACGCAAATCGGTTCAGCAGCAAGATCTCTTTATTACAGCGGAAGATCTTCCCCGCTCAGTCGGGCATGTTTTTTATACGAAATTAAATCGACTTCTCGATGAGGCAGGATTCGATTCCTGGATCGAGAAGCTCTGCAATCCCTATTACAGCCAAGCCCGCGGCCGTCCCGGTATTCCACCCGGAGTTTACTTTCGAATGCTCTTGGTAGGCTACTTCGAAGGGATTCAGTCTCAACGCGGTATTGCATGGCGATGTGCAGATAGCCTGTCGATTCGACAGTTCCTTGGCCTTAAATTGACCGATCACTCGCCGGACCACTCCTCGCTGACTGTGATCCGTGAACGCTTACCCGATACGGTACACGAATCTGTTTTCGAATGGGTTTTAAAACTCGCTAGCGAAAAGAAGCTTCTCGGAGGGAAGACGGTAGCCGTAGACTCAACAACTCTCGAAGCCGATGCTGCTATGAAGAGCATCGTTCGAAGGGATACCGGCGAAGACTGGCGTTCCTATGTGATCGGCCTGATGCGAGCTGAGGGCCTCGTGAAGGAGAATGAAGAGCCATCGGATGAAGAGATTCGTCGCTTCGATAAGAATCGTAAGGGGAAGAAAGTTTCTAATGAAGATTGGGTGAGCAGCACGGATCCGAGTGCCAAAATCGCAAGGATGAAAGATGGAACAACCCATCTTGCCTACAAGGCCGAACATGTCGTCGATATGAAATCGGGAATGATCTTGGGGGCGGAAGTGACCTCTGCTGACAACCCCGAT includes these proteins:
- a CDS encoding transposase; translated protein: MALGRRKSVQQQDLFITAEDLPRSVGHVFYTKLNRLLDEAGFDSWIEKLCNPYYSQARGRPGIPPGVYFRMLLVGYFEGIQSQRGIAWRCADSLSIRQFLGLKLTDHSPDHSSLTVIRERLPDTVHESVFEWVLKLASEKKLLGGKTVAVDSTTLEADAAMKSIVRRDTGEDWRSYVIGLMRAEGLVKENEEPSDEEIRRFDKNRKGKKVSNEDWVSSTDPSAKIARMKDGTTHLAYKAEHVVDMKSGMILGAEVTSADNPDSQSLEDSLHKAQIHLNEAGSDTEIQEVAADKGYHSTETLSELAEHTNYRTYIPEPKLPGGRKWSKYTCQQRQAVLANRRRAKGNKGRKLQRSRSEKVERTFAHLLETGGGRRCRLRGTVKIQKRYFLMTAAYNLGVVMRMLFGVGTSRSLQGVMRAVFSFFTAVQMLYEAFPIDRGAHYRADRRIRNRFTSSECPFQKLSRSPEIATSSTGC